One region of Primulina tabacum isolate GXHZ01 chromosome 17, ASM2559414v2, whole genome shotgun sequence genomic DNA includes:
- the LOC142531342 gene encoding protein transport protein SEC13 homolog B-like produces the protein MPATKIETGHNDVVHDVSVDYYGKRVATASSDTTVKINGVSNNSASQHLATLSGHRGPVWQVSWAHPKFGSILASCSYDGKVIVWKEGNQNEWSQFHVFEHKSSVNSIEWAPHELGLCLACGSSDGNISVYTAQSDGGWETTKIDQAHPVGVTSVSWAPSMAPGALVVSGMLDPVQKLASGGCDNTVKVWRLYNGNWKMDCFPALQKHSDWVRDVAWAPNLGLPKSTIASASQDGTVVIWTVAKEGDQWQGKILKDFKMPVWRVSWSLTGNLLAVAAGDNSITLWNEAVAGEWQEVTTVDR, from the coding sequence ATGCCTGCAACAAAGATAGAAACTGGCCACAATGATGTCGTTCACGATGTCTCGGTGGATTACTATGGGAAACGTGTGGCAACAGCATCATCTGATACCACTGTAAAAATAAACGGTGTTAGCAATAATTCGGCATCTCAGCATCTCGCTACTTTGAGTGGGCATCGAGGCCCTGTCTGGCAGGTTTCTTGGGCACACCCCAAGTTTGGTTCAATTCTTGCTTCTTGTTCTTATGATGGAAAAGTTATTGTCTGGAAGGAAGGTAATCAGAATGAGTGGTCACAGTTCCATGTCTTCGAGCACAAATCATCAGTCAATTCTATCGAGTGGGCTCCTCACGAGCTTGGACTTTGCTTGGCATGTGGTTCTTCTGATGGTAACATCTCAGTATACACAGCTCAATCAGATGGTGGCTGGGAAACCACAAAAATAGACCAAGCACACCCCGTTGGGGTGACATCTGTTTCTTGGGCCCCTTCAATGGCTCCTGGCGCATTAGTTGTATCGGGGATGCTGGATCCTGTTCAGAAGCTGGCTTCCGGTGGTTGCGACAACACCGTGAAGGTCTGGAGGTTGTACAACGGAAACTGGAAAATGGACTGTTTCCCAGCTCTTCAAAAGCACTCGGATTGGGTGAGAGACGTTGCTTGGGCACCAAACTTAGGGCTTCCAAAGTCCACGATTGCGAGTGCCTCTCAGGATGGTACAGTTGTTATATGGACTGTAGCGAAGGAAGGCGATCAATGGCAGGGTAAAATTTTGAAGGATTTCAAGATGCCTGTTTGGAGAGTGTCCTGGTCCCTGACCGGAAACTTGTTGGCTGTGGCAGCTGGGGACAACAGCATCACACTGTGGAATGAAGCTGTTGCTGGGGAGTGGCAAGAGGTCACCACAGTTGATCGTTAG
- the LOC142530641 gene encoding uncharacterized protein LOC142530641: MTMMQNKWLGVSYYKAWKGKQIALNHLRGDPEESYRTLPAYLFVVKQVNKDTITHLETDSSGRFKYMFLAYGVCISRFRRMRKVIAIDGTFLKRKYRDVLLLATSQDGDLHQYPIAWAVVDSENEMSWTWFLQKLHELIPDDPDLVIISDRHAAIISSVVVVYKHSHHLHCTWHLSQNIGTHCGKKGGGVELFMQTAYACKMSYFNMLYEKLKNQYPSVASYLEKSSSPNKWSRAFCRVWFNKHRTAAELASCRTKLTPSIDMILRTRFTQSLYLKVTQLNYSEYHVVGDDTDEILDFSTYSCSCYVFQCDKIPCKHALAACYLANLGIYELCSPYYLVHMWHQAYSGTIYHVPHSRDWKIPHYISNLEMLPPNFKPKRGRPN; encoded by the exons ATGACGATGATGCAAAATAAATGGCTTGGTGTTAGCTACTACAAAGCTTGGAAGGGCAAGCAAATTGCTCTTAATCATTTGAGGGGAGATCCAGAAGAGAGTTACAGAACTTTGCCAGCTTATTTATTTGTTGTTAAGCAAGTAAACAAAGATACTATAACTCATTTGGAGACTGACTCTAGTGGAAGATTTAAATACATGTTCCTAGCTTATGGGGTATGCATATCTAGGTTTCGTAGGATGCGAAAAGTTATAGCAATTGATGGGACTTTTTTGAAGAGAAAATATAGAGATGTTTTGCTTCTTGCAACATCCCAAGATGGAGATTTACATCAATACCCCATTGCATGGGCTGTTGTTGACTCAGAGAATGAAATGTCATGGACTTGGTTTTTGCAGAAATTGCATGAACTGATTCCAGATGATCCTGATTTGGTAATTATCTCTGACAGACATGCTGCCATTATCAGCTCAGTGGTTGTTGTGTACAAGCACTCACATCATCTACATTGCACATGGCACCTTTCGCAAAATATCGGTACCCATTGTGGTAAAAAGGGTGGTGGGGTTGAGTTGTTCATGCAAACTGCATATGCTTGCAAAATGTCATACTTTAACATGTTGTATGAGAAGTTGAAAAATCAATACCCAAGTGTGGCTTCATATCTTGAGAAAAGCAGTTCACCAAATAAATGGTCTAGAGCGTTCTGCCGAG TTTGGTTCAACAAACACCGCACAGCAGCAGAGTTAGCTTCATGCAGAACGAAGTTGACTCCATCTATAGATATGATTTTGCGAACTAGGTTTACTCAATCACTATATCTAAAGGTAACTCAGTTGAACTATTCAGAATATCATGTAGTTGGTGATGATACAGATGAAATACTTGATTTCTCAACCTACTCCTGCAGTTGTTATGTGTTTCAATGTGATAAAATTCCATGTAAACACGCATTAGCAGCTTGTTATCTAGCAAATTTGGGTATCTATGAGTTGTGCTCACCTTATTACCTTGTGCATATGTGGCATCAAGCCTACTCGGGTACCATTTACCACGTGCCTCATTCAAGAGATTGGAAGATTCCCCATTATATTTCTAATTTGGAAATGCTACCTCCTAACTTCAAGCCAAAACGGGGGAGACCAAATTAA